The Malus domestica chromosome 10, GDT2T_hap1 nucleotide sequence cttgcaaaaattcaaagtgAAAGTTTTGATACAAAAAGCCTTCGGCTTGGAATaaaacatcgttggcctcctccatTTATAGTAGGgccacttttgttttcttttgctacaaaataagaataaattattttcttaaccattcggcttTTTAGGCCGATGCTTAAGAAAATAAAGGGGGCAATAAGATGGTGCGGacttagaaaaacaagaaaaaacaagATGGTGTACTCGGCAGACAATTTTGGTCAAATAATGGTGTATTTGGCAGACAGTTTTGGTCGAATGAATTTGCGAGAGCATGCATGACAATTGTTCGGCAGACAGTTTTGGTCAAATGAATTTATGGGAGCATGCATGGTTGCGAAGCTTGCTCAATTCAGTTTCGATGTGcggtttaatatatatatatatatatatatatatatatatatatatatatatgtcagaaTGACCCATCACATGAAACAGAAAGAGAGACGCATACGGAAAAGACAAAGGAATATTCATGAAGTTATGGTAGGCTTCCATATGGGCTAACATTTTCGTTTGGTGATGTAGTGATCTGTGAATTCCTAACAGCATTATTTGGCCGAATACAAATCTTTGGCCGAATAAAACATAGTTCGGCCGAATAGAatgggttatatatatatatataggctctACAGCCAGTTCTTCTCGGTCTCGGCCCCATTTACTCTCGATCCCAGTATTTTTGACCGATACTAGTGTTTTCTCGACCCCGACAGTTGAGAGTTGGAGTAGTTCACGACACTGGCAGAGGGAGGTTATGACATTGGCAGAACATAGGTGATTTTAATACCGAGAGACAAAATTTGTTTCGGCAATACGACGAAGTGTTGTTGGCTACGAGcaattaatttccttaaccattcggcttacGAGCCAAAGCTCACggaaactggggggcaatgtttggacctgATTTTACACATCGGCCTAAGCAATCGAGGCCGTTGAGTAAGCATGGTTCTCAACCGTTGGATAAGAAAGTTTAGATATTAttgttaagagataatattatgatttttaatcataataattattttttttataagttatCCCGGTTTTTTATGCAAAATAAATGGGATGGAGGCAAGTAGAGTTGTGATGGGGACGTGAGCTTTGAATCAGGTTGGTTTGTTTTGCTGGACATGCATACATGGGATGTAAAGATAATGAAGTGATAGGGGATAAATCCAAACATGCCAAAACGTGTAATTTGCAAAAGAATTGTGCAATATGGAGATTCTATCCTAATGcatggttttttgggtttggttttgTGCACGTGGCATGTGACAATGGAGATGATGGTTTTGCATGGTGATGGCAATATGGGTTTAAAGGTTTCTcatgtttttttaataagaagCCTAGGTGGGTTAGATCTCTAGTGAGATGTGATAAAGCCTAGGTGGGTTAGATCTCTAGTGAGATGTGATAAAGCCTAGGTAGGCTTTATTTATCTGAAGGATATGTGCGGCGTATTTGATACGGTATCAGGGTTTATCTGAAGGATATGCGCGGCATATTTGATACGGGATCAAGGTCAATTCCACAAAATAGAGTTGCAGTTGGACTCTACAAAATTATTTGGCCGCGTCACACAACATTTGCTCCTATAAATACAAAGGTAGTGGCAACGGAAGAAagacccctgcaaatcaatacaaaattgccctgcgcaaattctcacaacttgtgatttttctttttcctttttcgctgacacatcttccgttggcgtCAACAGCAccgtggaagcaaccggtgatatcttaagtcggcatagatagctctgtcaccgtagaatcaatcggtctcgcagtatcttccgttagCATCAACatcactgcggcgagaacggttgattacctatccaagtctcggtcgagaagggtttctgaacccttattggtcgaggtcatctcatcagccttctcggcgaagtgaggtgttacacgtTATTACGTTCGGcatattgaaagccgaatttgatattgaacttcgtaagaatagtaaccttgtcttcaggttcgagagcccaagaggccgagacgtgttcctttctcggccgcaatcgcaagatgcagaagtcagccgcgcacccaacgcaacatcaacaaatttactcctcggtcgacgagttggcacgccccgcattcaccgaaggacgtagttagctcattaattattcggcctgcgcgccacgtaggctttgtagtttttagggtcaacagtcaCATTTCAGGTGTCGGCTAACACTACTTATTTTCGGTGTCCACTTGAATATatgggtcagggtgtgtcataaTGAACGCAGGCGAGCATGGATTCGCAACGGGGGTTCAAAATCAAGTAGATCCGAATTGAATCTCACAAAAACCCGACTGGATTATCATCGGGAAGACTGTAGGCTCTCGAGGATGGGTGGTTTCACCAGAAAATGGTCAAACAAGGCCGGGGACAGGGACGACGCAAAAATGGCATCATTTGGTCCTAGGGTTTCAGAATAAGAGCAGCTAGGCTCCTTGTGGCTTGCGACGCAGCTTGGCGACTCGGCTTACACGCTTCAGGTCGTGGCTCGCGCGGGAGGTTGCAGCAACCctaattttcttctttctttctgttcTCACACAATCATTAATTCACCACAACAACATataagcaaaataatattataattcGAAAAGCATAAAATTGGGTTCATGCACTATGTTGAAGATTTCATGCAATTAGAgctggaaaaaaaatcaaaattgaaacCGTATTTTAGAAGTTACTTAGATTgtatgatcaaaattttgagCTGTTTTGTAGCAGAAAATAGCCTCTAGATTCATAGCGCAACGTCTAGAGTGTGCTGATaacattttgtttcatattttactAAAAGAAAGGGAAATGGTGTGGTGATAGTGGTGGAGAAAAAGACTCGGAAAAATTGGTGTATGTTCCCTTGTGccaatgcctttatttatagtaaacagaaagaagaagcaaacttgctcaccaaaaacacATAGtctaatagaaaaaaaaaatcatctaaatTACATAGAAATCCTAATTCAAATCTACCAAAATTTACCGAATTATACTACATCAATATTAAATGTAACAATATTGACTATGATCCTACAGTTTTATTTGCCAGTGTATGTCTTTTAGCTAGCTTTATAATAACTtatcaatttgaattttttgtccCAACAAGTAAgctaatatatattaaaaaattagtaTGTGTACACACACAAGAGAGCCATATAGTCTTTGGTCTTATTGTCTCAAAAGTCAGAAGAGAAGACCCGAAGAACGAGCACTCCTCCATAGTCCACATTTCTCTACGGTCATATTCGGCGGACAAAATTCTATGCTCCAACGTCTTcgctctccttttttttttttttttttttttttttttttttttttttttttttttttttttttttttttttttttttttttttttttttagcaaatgatattatttatattaaatgaTTGAGATAACATGTCAAATTTCACACGTAACTAGCTATAATAATGTTATTTAAATTCAtctttgacgagaattgaaactaagaccttacttataagtgaaaattaATATCATTAACTCGTAGTACTAAATAACACTTTAATCTTTAAAATTTACAATCAAACtagattttttttctcctttctaTATCCCGTGTTCCAATTTCCACATCCACACTTACAAAGTCGTACACGATGACATAGCACCATACCCATATATGGCATTTGATGTTTCTAGTCCTCGACTAACATGAAACGTACAGTCGATTCTTTCCCTTAGTCCCACTAGTCACATGTGATTCCTATTCTTTTAtaaacaacttttttttatttattttttttcagccAAAGAagttaattaaaattttcaaactgaAAAATTATTTAATCAATTACAATAGCATAATATTCAaactggaatttttttttttttagagaatgattttcTACTCAAGAGGTGTGGGGATTGAACCATGCCACATAAGGGGTTAGCTCTTAACTAAATATCAAACTCAACTCGAATATAATACATCATCGCGATCCATATGAGCAAAACCTGAGACGACTCACTTGAAAATAGAGATAATTATCACTAAATCATAGTACTAGCTGGTCACTTTAATACAGTACTCACACTTGTAGGCTTTGGCTACACTAGCATCAATTAACTCTTGATATAACGTAATTTTACTTCTTAATATTATTCCCAATTGATTAACAAAACTActataacaaaaacaaataatataaCTAAAATATGGACTtacgaaaaataaaagaaaatgattttcgtACAATTTTCCTCACTCTACGCATCTCTATTTATTTTAATCTATCGATTCTCAtttatttcatttaattcaaatacTAGAAATAAAGTGGCATTAAGACTAAGAAGGTACAAATCCCATCAGCTCATGGGCATTAGTGGAATTTCGCCCTTCTTTAACTGCATTGTCCCTCCATATGCAAGTTAATTTCACGCGGATACAAACCCAATACTTAACTAAGCAACAACAGGCCCACATTTGACCAACAACTAATTTAGTCGTATTTACATACACACCCCTGTCCCACCACCaccaagtcaaaacgacgacgTCACCTTCGTCCTCAAAAACTCCTCCAACCTCCACTTCCTTCCAAAACACAACAAACTCAAACCTCTCCGTCTGAGAAACTCTGGAGCACCAAACAATCAACTCGCCACTAAAAATGGGGAGGGAGCGGGACCATCTCTACATCACCGTTCCCAACCTCTTCCGCTGCCCCATCTCCATGGACGTCATGCGCTCCCCCGTCAGCCTCTGCACCGGCGTCACCTACGACCGCGCCAGCATCCAGCACTGGCTCGAATCCGGCCACGACACCTGCCCCGCCACCATGCAGATCCTCCAGTCCAAAGACGTCATCCCCAACCTCACCCTCCGCCGTCTCATCAACCTCTGGGCCCAGTCCCACGGCCCTTCCTCGCCGGcctcctctccctctctctcctcccagCACCTCGCCTCCCTCGTTCAATTTCTCCGCAATGAGAACGAGACTGAGAAATTCAGCCAAAATATCGTAAACTCATTGTCGAAGACTGCCGATTTCGCGAGGGTCGGCGAGGAGAACCGGAGGTTTGTGGCGAATTTCGACGGCTTCGTCTCCGCCATTGTGGGGATTCTGAACAGAGAAGGCGTCGAAATCGAAGTTCTCGAATCGGTAATTAAGGTTTTGGATTCGATTTTGCCTCAAAGCGGAGTCAACGAGCAATTGAGCCGATTTATTGCGAAGAGCAACGGCAATTACCTCGCTTCAATTCGATTGGTACTGCAGAAAGGAAGCCTGAGCTCGAAGATCGAATCCGTCAAGGTTTTGGATTCGATCGCGCTCGACGCCGAGTCGAAACGATTAATCGCGGAGAAGGAAGGCTTATTGTCCGTATTCAACGATCTGTTGAGCTTGGAAACGTGTCAGGACCTATACGGCGCCGTTTTCTCATGCTTAGCATCATTGTCCGTGAATCGGTCGATTAAAGCCGAGCTCGTCCGGTTCGGACTAGTCCGAGTTGTAACGTCAACGCTGCTAAAGCCGGACACTAGCACTACCCTTGCGGAGAAGTGTTTGAAGCTGTTATCCACCATTGCCACGTGCGCCGAGGGCCGGTCGGCGATCAGCGGGGAGGAGAAGTGCGCGGAGGCGGTGGCGGAGAGGCTGATGAAGGTGTCGAGGGGGGCGACGGAGGACGGCGTGGCGGTGCTGTGGAGCGTGTGCTGCATGTTGGGGGACAAGAGGGCGAGGGAGAGCGTGGCGGGAGGAAATGTGGTGGCGAAGGTGTTGTTGGTGATGCAGAGTGGGTATGGAGAGGGGCATTTTGTGAGGAGGATGTGTGGGGATTTGGTCAAAGTTTTGAGTGTTGGGTTAGGGTTGGGGTTGAGGTATGACACCAAGACTATACATATCATGCCTTGTTAGAAATTGTTCATGATGATAATCTTgctcatttattttttttttggaaattgtgAATTTGGATAAAAAATTTTatagaaacaaaaaggaaaattctttttagttttgtaGTCATTGATCATCATTATGTGATTGATGTTGTATGATTAGTAGAGATATTTTTGTGTGCTGTGAACATGACCCGGTATATTAAGAATAGTATTACAATTCGTtggaaactttaaaaaaaaaattccaagaaaTTGTATGTGCTGTGTTTCCGGAAAAATTTCTTGGGTTTGTGGGGATGTGAATATGCAAAATTATGTTGATAAGATGGCTTAAGTGATTaaaagaatgaagaaataaacaaCTTTTTGTTAATCTCATGTTAATCTTCTTTTTTGAtttgttgtttcttttattGTTAATTCAGAAAAGTTTCATGATGAATTTGTTTGGACTTTGAAAAAGGATTAGGGACAAGAATCCAATCCATCGTAAAAGGGGCAAGTTTTGATATGATTTGCAAGTTATAACTTGTTAAGTAAGAGAACGTAAGGAGATCTATTGTATACTTGGGTAAATTTAATTGGTCTTAAGTTCAAATTTATTTCTAAgtaattttggagtaattgTGATCAAATAGTTGTATGCTTTTTTTTAGAGTGGACTTACAAGTCACAGTTGTATTGCCTCAACTACGTTTTATACCAATAATACAATACCATGCAGAGAAATTTACACATAATGTTGTATATTTGGCATGAGACTATCTTAGTGAAAATGTATCCATGCCATAGAAGTCGTCCTCTCTTTTGTGGGTGAGGTAGTTCTGGGCAATGAACCTGTATGAAAAAATATGAGTTGTTGAGCTATGCACGAGTGTCAAACGTAACATGGCTTATTTTCGTATCCCTGGTAAACAAACTACAAAATCGTTGCTCTTAGAACAGTATGTGTTTAATTTCAAAAACGAGACAAAAATGATTGTAAAGAAAAAACACTAAATAAGGAGACAAATTCAGGCTAGTTTGCGTTCGAATTTTACAGGGTAAGGCAACAACTTGGCTGTAGTAGGCATCTGGTTTGCAAAAATCCAGCAGAAAACAATTGTATGGACAACAAATTGCGATGCTCCGATGCGACTCTCTAACAATGTAAAGCTGTTTTGAAGTGGTGAAGGAACAAGGGTCATGGCGCCAGATAACCGAGTTGTATCAGCAACCATTTTTATGAGCCTGCTGCCTCGGCTT carries:
- the LOC103410891 gene encoding U-box domain-containing protein 28-like; this translates as MGRERDHLYITVPNLFRCPISMDVMRSPVSLCTGVTYDRASIQHWLESGHDTCPATMQILQSKDVIPNLTLRRLINLWAQSHGPSSPASSPSLSSQHLASLVQFLRNENETEKFSQNIVNSLSKTADFARVGEENRRFVANFDGFVSAIVGILNREGVEIEVLESVIKVLDSILPQSGVNEQLSRFIAKSNGNYLASIRLVLQKGSLSSKIESVKVLDSIALDAESKRLIAEKEGLLSVFNDLLSLETCQDLYGAVFSCLASLSVNRSIKAELVRFGLVRVVTSTLLKPDTSTTLAEKCLKLLSTIATCAEGRSAISGEEKCAEAVAERLMKVSRGATEDGVAVLWSVCCMLGDKRARESVAGGNVVAKVLLVMQSGYGEGHFVRRMCGDLVKVLSVGLGLGLRVRQQLGCSRHLVCKNPAENNCMDNKLRCSDATL